In Melanotaenia boesemani isolate fMelBoe1 chromosome 7, fMelBoe1.pri, whole genome shotgun sequence, a single window of DNA contains:
- the commd5 gene encoding COMM domain-containing protein 5 has translation MSSSHAKDSTFLGGRIPPEIESMSRNLKDVDQDLFRKLLKAVVSALEGKDCREVMKAIAESSVIPQERLSHIIAGMHRLLSEAIRIPTTLLKQEAFKEDLRELRVPEDFITDFSSVVFGNRRTALEVSTSQNDPHLPTLEEFKWRVDVTISTNSLARALQPSVFMQMKLSDGRFHRFEVPVSKFQELRYNVALILKEMNDLEKRSILKIQD, from the exons ATGTCTTCGAGCCACGCAAAAGACTCTACCTTTTTGGGTGGCAGGATACCGCCAGAAATTGAGTCAATGTCGAGAAACCTGAAGGATGTGGATCAAGACTTGTTCAGAAAATTACTCAAAG CTGTGGTCAGTGCTCTGGAGGGGAAGGACTGCAGAGAAGTGATGAAGGCAATAGCAGAGAGCAGTGTCATCCCTCAGGAGAGGCTCAGCCACATCATAGCAGGGATGCACAGACTTCTGTCCGAGGCCATCCGCATCCCCACAACGCTACTTAAACAAGAG gcCTTTAAAGAAGACCTGAGAGAGCTGAG GGTACCTGAGGACTTCATCACTGATTTCTCCAGCGTGGTTTTTGGGAATCG ACGTACAGCTCTGGAAGTTTCCACCTCACAGAACGATCCTCACCTTCCAACACTAGAAGAATTTAAATGGAGAGTGGACGTTACCATTTCTACAAA CTCTTTAGCCAGAGCCCTGCAGCCGTCTGTTTTTATGCAGATGAAACTATCAGACGGGAGGTTTCATCGCTTTGAG GTCCCTGTGTCTAAATTCCAGGAGCTTCGTTACAACGTGGCTTTGATTCTCAAAGAGATGAACGACTTGGAGAAGAGGAGCATTCTCAAGATTCAAGACTGA